A genomic window from Companilactobacillus alimentarius DSM 20249 includes:
- a CDS encoding peptidylprolyl isomerase PrsA has product MNKRLTKWILALAGLLMVTVVAGCSGNKTVATLKGGKITQEQYYKEMKSSSQGKQTLQTMIITKALEDQYGKDVSTKQVTKEYNKYKSQYGSSFSSLLQQNGMTTAQFKKNLRTNLLTEVALKKNKKVTNKQLKKEWKSYQPKITVAHILVSKKSTAQEVIQKLQDGGDFTKLAKQYSTDSATKNKGGKLAAFDNDSTSIDSSFKTAAYKIDKVGDYTTTPVKTNYGYSVIKLLKKPAKGKMSDHKAELKSKLYASWLQDSTVMQKVISKVLKRADVSIKDSDLKDVLSGYVSSSSSSSKK; this is encoded by the coding sequence ATGAATAAACGATTAACTAAATGGATCTTGGCACTTGCTGGTCTATTGATGGTAACTGTTGTTGCCGGATGTTCCGGTAACAAGACTGTTGCTACGCTTAAGGGTGGTAAAATCACTCAGGAACAATATTATAAAGAAATGAAGAGTTCTTCCCAAGGTAAGCAAACACTTCAAACAATGATTATCACAAAGGCCCTTGAAGACCAATATGGTAAGGATGTTTCCACAAAGCAAGTTACTAAAGAATACAACAAGTACAAGAGTCAATACGGTTCTTCATTTAGTTCACTTCTTCAACAAAATGGTATGACAACAGCTCAATTTAAGAAGAATCTCCGTACAAATCTTCTTACAGAAGTTGCATTGAAGAAGAACAAGAAAGTTACAAACAAACAACTTAAGAAAGAATGGAAGAGTTACCAACCTAAGATCACTGTTGCACATATCTTAGTAAGTAAGAAATCAACTGCTCAAGAAGTTATTCAAAAACTTCAAGACGGTGGCGACTTCACTAAACTTGCTAAACAATATTCAACAGACTCAGCTACAAAGAACAAAGGTGGTAAATTAGCAGCCTTTGACAATGATTCAACAAGTATTGATTCATCATTCAAGACAGCTGCTTACAAGATCGACAAAGTCGGTGATTACACAACAACACCTGTTAAGACTAACTATGGTTACAGTGTTATCAAGTTACTTAAGAAACCTGCTAAGGGTAAGATGAGTGACCACAAGGCTGAACTTAAGTCTAAGCTCTACGCTTCATGGTTACAAGATTCAACCGTTATGCAAAAGGTTATTTCTAAAGTCTTGAAGAGAGCCGATGTTTCTATCAAGGATAGTGATTTGAAAGATGTTCTTTCAGGTTACGTATCATCATCTTCTTCATCAAGTAAGAAATAA
- a CDS encoding metallophosphoesterase family protein, whose amino-acid sequence MKFLHAADLHLDTPFVGISDFSKQLQDQLKDSTYEAAKKLFQTAISERVDFVILAGDIFDDTDSSLKAQMFLKSEFEKLSQVNIKVFMIYGNHDYYRNDFSVIDFPENVTVFGENPEMKTLIAKDGQKVGIAGFSYHQQHVKKNVVENYPERNSVDYQIGILHAGVGDDNYAPFKINDLLKKGYDYWALGHIHKREVLHERPVIVYPGDIQGRNQNETTPKGFYIVSVDKQTTHLRFVQSSVYDWEKSGLSVTSDDTVQSLIKKIGAKLNEPQVLLTLTINDAQKLHEDVLKVIHRHELWQQVSNMNTPGLLYKIILKYNDNPQLATIDQKYWDEAEKEVIDLDAIKDLDSKLYSSDIIRKHINESDFLKNIIELTKNTINQKYTGE is encoded by the coding sequence ATGAAGTTTTTGCATGCAGCCGATTTGCATTTAGATACACCTTTTGTCGGCATCAGTGACTTTTCAAAACAATTACAGGATCAACTCAAAGATTCAACCTATGAGGCAGCTAAAAAGCTTTTTCAGACAGCAATATCTGAAAGAGTTGATTTTGTTATCTTAGCAGGAGATATTTTTGACGATACAGATAGTTCATTAAAGGCTCAAATGTTTTTAAAATCTGAATTCGAAAAGTTGTCTCAAGTTAATATTAAAGTCTTTATGATCTATGGCAATCACGATTATTATCGTAATGATTTTTCAGTCATTGATTTTCCTGAGAACGTGACTGTCTTTGGAGAAAATCCTGAAATGAAAACTTTAATCGCTAAGGATGGACAAAAAGTGGGAATAGCTGGTTTTAGCTATCATCAACAACACGTTAAAAAGAACGTGGTGGAAAATTATCCTGAACGTAATTCAGTTGATTATCAGATTGGTATCTTGCATGCAGGTGTCGGTGATGATAATTATGCTCCTTTTAAAATCAATGATCTCTTGAAAAAAGGCTACGATTATTGGGCCTTAGGTCATATTCATAAGCGAGAAGTTCTACACGAAAGACCAGTGATTGTGTATCCTGGGGACATTCAAGGCCGCAATCAAAATGAAACGACTCCTAAGGGCTTTTATATCGTTTCAGTTGACAAACAAACAACGCACTTAAGATTTGTTCAAAGCAGCGTCTATGACTGGGAGAAGTCCGGTTTAAGCGTAACGAGCGATGATACGGTTCAATCTCTAATAAAAAAGATTGGGGCTAAATTGAATGAACCACAAGTTCTCTTAACTTTAACGATAAATGATGCACAGAAGTTGCATGAAGATGTCTTAAAAGTAATTCATCGTCATGAACTTTGGCAACAGGTATCTAATATGAATACGCCAGGATTATTGTATAAAATTATTTTGAAGTACAATGATAATCCACAACTGGCTACAATTGATCAGAAATATTGGGATGAAGCAGAAAAAGAAGTAATTGATTTGGATGCTATTAAAGATCTAGATAGCAAACTTTATAGTTCTGATATTATTCGTAAACATATTAATGAATCTGATTTTTTGAAAAATATAATTGAATTGACTAAAAATACAATTAATCAAAAATATACTGGAGAGTAA
- a CDS encoding PBP1A family penicillin-binding protein — protein MNNENRFWVWLKPKLLIAWSFIKKYWKRFQITRWIILLVLMAILVLSSFWTYKAKTSNVENLQSSLQNKTTVLDKDGDDAGELYANKGTYVSFDKISKNIQNAVISTEDRTFWTNPGFSIKGYMRAALGYVIHHGITGGGSTLTQQLAKNSLLTQKQTLSRKGEELFLSIEINRVYSKKEILTMYLNNAYFGNGVWGVQDASEKYFGKNASELNPAEGAVLAAILKAPNNYNPIDSMSNSKARRNLVLDLMTQTKKITAAQATYYKNTPITLNDNYSGNSSYKYPYFFDAVISEAVNKYGLKEDDILNKGYKIYTTLDQNIQTKMQNSFNNSYLFPANAADGTKIQGASIAVNPKNGGILAVVGGRGDHTFRGFNRATQMKQQPGSTIKPLAVYTPAIENGYSYDSELPDEVTSFGKNKYTPTNADGLYQKSIPMYKALIQSENVPAVALLDKIGVQKGVNSVENFGIKIHKNDQNLALALGGLENGVSPLQMARAYTAFANEGKLANTHFITKIVDSTGTVIVNNTNTSTKQIISKNTAKEMTSMMLGVYNEGTGKAAKPSGYQIAGKTGSTEVPRSWGYDGTKDQWMIGYTPDIVVANWIGFDNSDKDHFIPAYSENGLATLFKNEMTNILPETKGTDFGVKDAANLAQANKDDSSGSKNITKSIEDGVNNVKDKATEWYNDIKNFFGQ, from the coding sequence ATGAATAATGAAAACAGGTTTTGGGTTTGGCTCAAACCGAAGTTACTAATTGCTTGGTCTTTTATCAAAAAATATTGGAAAAGATTTCAAATTACGCGTTGGATCATTTTATTGGTTCTAATGGCGATATTAGTTTTAAGTAGTTTTTGGACTTATAAGGCAAAAACGTCGAATGTAGAAAATTTACAATCATCTTTACAGAATAAAACAACTGTTTTGGATAAAGATGGAGATGATGCTGGCGAATTGTATGCTAACAAGGGGACTTATGTCAGTTTCGACAAGATTTCTAAGAATATTCAAAATGCAGTCATTTCGACTGAGGATCGAACCTTTTGGACCAATCCCGGATTCAGTATTAAGGGATACATGCGCGCTGCTTTGGGGTATGTAATACATCATGGCATTACTGGTGGTGGAAGTACTTTGACGCAACAGTTGGCTAAGAATTCACTTTTGACGCAGAAACAGACTCTTTCCCGTAAAGGGGAGGAATTATTTCTATCTATTGAAATCAATCGAGTTTATTCAAAAAAAGAAATTTTGACAATGTATTTGAATAACGCTTATTTTGGTAACGGTGTTTGGGGAGTTCAGGATGCTTCTGAAAAGTATTTTGGTAAGAATGCCTCAGAATTGAATCCAGCTGAGGGGGCCGTTTTAGCGGCTATTCTAAAGGCTCCTAATAATTATAATCCGATTGATAGTATGTCTAACTCAAAGGCACGACGTAATCTGGTCTTAGACTTGATGACTCAAACTAAGAAGATAACAGCCGCTCAAGCTACGTATTATAAGAATACACCAATTACGTTGAATGATAATTATTCGGGTAATAGTTCTTACAAGTATCCTTACTTCTTTGATGCTGTTATCTCTGAGGCTGTCAACAAGTATGGTCTTAAGGAAGATGATATTTTGAATAAGGGCTACAAGATTTATACGACCTTAGATCAAAATATTCAAACTAAGATGCAAAACTCATTTAATAATAGTTATTTATTCCCAGCTAATGCAGCTGATGGTACTAAGATACAAGGTGCTTCAATAGCGGTAAATCCAAAGAACGGTGGAATCTTAGCAGTTGTGGGTGGTCGAGGTGACCATACGTTTAGAGGCTTCAATCGGGCAACGCAGATGAAACAACAGCCTGGATCGACTATCAAACCATTGGCAGTCTATACTCCAGCCATTGAAAACGGCTATAGCTATGATTCCGAACTGCCTGATGAAGTAACTAGTTTTGGTAAAAATAAGTATACTCCTACCAATGCTGATGGTTTGTATCAAAAGTCAATTCCGATGTACAAGGCTTTGATTCAAAGTGAGAATGTACCAGCAGTTGCTTTATTAGATAAGATTGGCGTGCAAAAAGGTGTCAATTCGGTTGAAAACTTTGGTATCAAAATTCACAAAAATGATCAGAATTTAGCACTAGCTTTGGGTGGTTTAGAAAATGGTGTTTCTCCACTACAAATGGCTCGCGCTTACACAGCTTTTGCTAATGAAGGAAAATTAGCTAATACGCATTTCATTACTAAAATCGTTGATTCGACTGGTACGGTGATTGTTAATAACACTAATACTTCTACTAAGCAGATTATCAGTAAAAATACGGCTAAAGAAATGACTAGTATGATGTTGGGTGTATATAACGAGGGTACTGGTAAAGCCGCCAAGCCATCAGGATATCAAATTGCTGGTAAAACAGGTAGTACTGAGGTTCCACGTTCTTGGGGTTATGATGGGACAAAGGATCAATGGATGATAGGTTATACACCGGATATCGTTGTAGCCAATTGGATTGGATTCGATAATTCTGATAAAGATCACTTCATCCCGGCCTATAGTGAAAATGGTTTGGCAACACTCTTTAAGAATGAGATGACGAATATTTTACCAGAAACTAAAGGTACTGACTTTGGAGTAAAAGATGCCGCTAATTTAGCTCAAGCTAATAAAGACGATTCTTCTGGTAGCAAAAATATTACAAAATCTATTGAAGATGGTGTAAATAACGTTAAAGATAAAGCCACGGAATGGTATAATGATATTAAGAATTTTTTTGGTCAATAG
- a CDS encoding NADPH-dependent F420 reductase yields MADITIFGRGNMGQAIGGLMTQGGNQVTKLGHSDAVPTLGSIVVLAVPYDAALAIAKANKSELKGKVVVDVTNPVNFETWDGLVVPADSSATEQLANLLPDSQVIKAFNTNFSNTLVTKKVNETVPTKILTAGDSLEAKQALKESLEGSQVEVIDAGNLNRARELEAFGFLQMSLATNKKITGLGVLD; encoded by the coding sequence ATGGCAGATATTACAATTTTTGGTAGAGGAAATATGGGACAAGCAATTGGCGGATTGATGACTCAAGGTGGCAACCAGGTTACTAAATTGGGACATTCCGATGCAGTACCAACATTAGGATCAATCGTTGTTTTAGCAGTTCCATATGATGCAGCTCTTGCAATTGCTAAAGCAAATAAATCCGAGTTAAAGGGAAAAGTAGTTGTCGATGTTACTAATCCAGTTAACTTTGAAACTTGGGATGGATTAGTTGTCCCAGCCGATAGTTCGGCAACTGAACAACTTGCAAATCTACTACCAGACTCGCAAGTTATTAAGGCATTCAATACAAACTTTTCGAATACCTTGGTAACAAAGAAAGTAAATGAAACTGTTCCAACTAAAATTTTGACAGCTGGAGATTCTTTGGAAGCTAAGCAGGCTTTGAAAGAATCACTTGAGGGAAGTCAAGTTGAAGTTATTGATGCCGGTAATCTAAATAGAGCACGAGAACTTGAAGCATTTGGCTTCTTACAAATGTCTTTAGCTACTAATAAAAAGATTACAGGCTTAGGTGTATTAGACTAG
- a CDS encoding 3'-5' exoribonuclease YhaM family protein yields the protein MVKHIIDFNKGENMSLEVIIKRSDFRLAKNGKNFLSLVFEDKSGQIPGKYWDASEEDAKKYHVGAIVQLEGRRDLYQGKPQVNITRLGLLDPQTVDMAQFVQTAPMKKSDMEDEFEDVFLQITNGAWNRIVRYLFKKYHDRFFISAAAKSNHHDFQGGLAYHTLSMVRLAEKVADLYPQINRALLIAGACLHDFGKIVELTGNLDIEYTFEGNMLGHITIVDEEIVQAATDLQINLESEDMILLRHMILSHHGLLEYGSPERPKLLEAEVLHNIVMDASINMITKALTKTENGKFSERVFGLDNRSFYKHS from the coding sequence ATGGTTAAACATATTATTGATTTTAACAAAGGTGAAAACATGAGTTTGGAAGTTATCATTAAGCGCTCGGATTTTCGCCTAGCAAAAAATGGGAAAAACTTTTTGTCATTAGTTTTTGAAGATAAGTCTGGTCAAATCCCTGGAAAATATTGGGATGCAAGCGAAGAAGATGCTAAGAAGTATCATGTTGGGGCTATTGTCCAATTAGAAGGTAGAAGAGACCTTTATCAAGGCAAGCCCCAAGTGAATATTACTCGTTTAGGATTACTTGATCCACAGACGGTTGACATGGCCCAATTCGTTCAAACGGCACCCATGAAGAAGTCAGATATGGAAGATGAATTTGAAGATGTCTTCTTACAAATTACTAATGGAGCTTGGAATAGAATTGTCCGTTACTTGTTTAAGAAATATCACGATCGTTTCTTTATCAGTGCTGCTGCAAAAAGCAATCATCACGATTTTCAAGGTGGTTTAGCTTATCACACATTGAGTATGGTTCGTTTAGCTGAAAAAGTTGCTGATCTTTATCCACAAATCAATCGAGCACTGTTAATTGCCGGTGCTTGTTTACATGATTTTGGTAAAATCGTTGAATTGACAGGTAATCTTGATATTGAATATACCTTTGAAGGTAACATGTTAGGACACATTACGATTGTCGATGAGGAAATTGTTCAAGCTGCAACTGATTTACAGATTAATTTAGAGAGTGAAGATATGATTCTTTTACGACACATGATTCTTTCACATCATGGTTTGTTGGAATATGGCTCCCCAGAACGCCCTAAATTGCTTGAGGCTGAGGTTTTGCATAATATCGTGATGGACGCATCCATTAATATGATTACTAAGGCATTGACTAAGACTGAAAATGGCAAGTTTTCAGAGCGAGTCTTTGGATTGGATAATCGCTCATTTTATAAGCACAGCTAA
- a CDS encoding helix-turn-helix domain-containing protein — protein sequence MNISEKLKYQRKKNGLSQNDVAKKLHITRQAISQWEREESYPELENLHLISSIYHINLSYFFD from the coding sequence ATGAATATATCTGAAAAATTGAAATATCAGAGAAAAAAGAATGGTCTTTCACAAAACGATGTCGCAAAAAAATTACATATTACAAGACAAGCAATATCCCAATGGGAAAGAGAAGAAAGTTATCCAGAATTAGAAAATTTACATTTAATATCAAGTATTTATCATATCAACTTATCTTATTTTTTTGATTAA
- a CDS encoding YlbF family regulator → MNIYDSANQLEQDLRKTTEVSELKLAFEAVKANDLAYKLFDKVQNKQFELQQKQAQGQEITDDDIKGMRELTDQLSNYSEIQNLMEKEQKMNSMMEELNKIISKPIAEIYQDK, encoded by the coding sequence ATGAACATTTATGATAGTGCCAACCAACTCGAACAAGATTTAAGAAAGACAACGGAAGTTTCTGAATTAAAACTTGCTTTTGAAGCCGTTAAGGCAAATGACTTGGCTTACAAGCTTTTTGATAAAGTTCAAAACAAACAATTTGAACTCCAACAAAAGCAAGCCCAAGGTCAAGAAATCACGGATGACGATATCAAAGGAATGCGTGAATTGACAGATCAACTTTCAAATTACAGTGAAATTCAAAACTTAATGGAAAAAGAGCAAAAGATGAATTCGATGATGGAAGAATTGAACAAGATCATTTCAAAGCCAATCGCCGAAATTTACCAAGATAAATAA
- a CDS encoding ATP-binding protein yields the protein MKLIKAKIYGFGKWVDQEFDFKQDYQVIFGSNEAGKTTLLNFIKSILFGFASARGDNKYLQYKPKNSSSYGGELEFQSDDKSLWLVRRVEGKGNGTVTLFHDDQQVPESLLQEIIGSFTKDDFEHTHVFDDKNILSIYGLDEKQLETEIMSVGAVGSKEWLATADRMNEAAETIYKKRGQKQPLVTKLKERDDLLVEKSEFENQQVAYRKVESQLAQVQEKFDRNEELLKSVSQNENDLRNLDKKWPRYEQLSSSKVPAGSGISVSNDDWENFLTDNQELSTLQETSTTNRVAQLDNVEKQILVNYRTNQKRLDYIRNQKFELQNLQFHRDDMKSKLLKVDTQVDQLFKNNPQLSEDMKPLSSSELGKITPQQNTKNYNLPLIIIGIAVILMFLTKNPLKLIFAIVAIACGVWYWYQGKNSKFKGASGPSFLQQKGYENLTRENILNLQSVVIQLANFRTIQNGLSDGIKAIEVDLNKWRNILIELNVLDKSYKKDNYNEQIEKYFTRLDKIKARADLNAQSASETEKITNDRNQRLQEINAEISRIVAKYQVPNVETFVQMHTNQVQNQRIINEVKQDKAFLGDDLKKLQQYNSHDSLMRDLNQVTKKKQQLTDRNNELSRQMGSLKEQMQQVYDNTQYQKLVDQLAQNQADIVEYYDEWLARKLASKWIRKMLNIATENRYPRMIARATQYFSLLTNNNYIRIDFNKNDIGVISQDKNKFNVHELSQATTIQLYISLRLAFVTEIADLIKLPILIDDAFVDFDISRTNNVFKLIQEVAKSNQVIYVTANEPKHLSQDHILRLGGSNNG from the coding sequence GTGAAATTAATTAAGGCAAAAATATACGGCTTTGGTAAATGGGTCGATCAAGAATTTGACTTTAAACAAGATTATCAAGTTATTTTTGGTTCAAATGAAGCTGGAAAAACGACCCTTTTAAATTTTATTAAAAGTATCTTATTTGGCTTCGCTTCGGCCCGTGGAGATAATAAATATTTACAGTATAAGCCCAAAAATAGTAGTAGTTATGGTGGTGAATTAGAGTTTCAGTCTGATGACAAAAGTCTTTGGCTAGTTCGTAGAGTTGAAGGAAAAGGCAACGGAACAGTTACCTTATTTCATGATGATCAACAAGTGCCAGAAAGTCTTTTGCAAGAGATTATTGGCAGCTTCACTAAAGATGATTTTGAACACACGCATGTTTTTGACGATAAAAATATTTTGTCTATCTATGGATTAGATGAAAAGCAATTGGAGACAGAAATAATGTCAGTGGGAGCTGTCGGTAGTAAAGAATGGCTAGCTACAGCTGATCGAATGAATGAGGCTGCGGAAACAATTTACAAAAAACGTGGACAAAAGCAGCCATTAGTGACGAAACTAAAAGAACGTGATGATCTTTTAGTTGAAAAATCAGAATTTGAGAATCAACAAGTTGCTTATCGAAAAGTTGAAAGTCAGTTAGCACAAGTTCAGGAAAAATTTGATCGTAATGAAGAATTATTGAAAAGTGTCAGTCAGAATGAAAATGACTTGCGTAATTTGGATAAGAAGTGGCCTCGTTACGAACAGCTTTCTTCATCAAAAGTCCCTGCTGGCAGTGGGATCTCAGTTAGCAATGATGATTGGGAGAACTTTCTTACTGATAATCAGGAATTGAGTACTTTGCAGGAAACTTCCACGACAAATCGTGTGGCACAATTGGACAATGTCGAAAAGCAGATTTTGGTCAATTATCGGACTAATCAAAAACGTCTGGATTATATTCGCAATCAAAAGTTTGAATTGCAAAATTTACAATTTCATCGTGACGATATGAAGTCAAAGCTTTTGAAGGTCGATACGCAAGTCGATCAACTCTTTAAAAATAATCCCCAATTGTCAGAAGATATGAAACCGTTGTCCAGCTCTGAACTGGGGAAAATTACACCACAGCAAAATACTAAGAACTATAATCTTCCATTGATTATTATAGGTATTGCTGTGATTTTGATGTTTTTAACAAAGAATCCTTTGAAATTGATTTTTGCTATCGTAGCGATTGCTTGTGGTGTTTGGTACTGGTATCAGGGGAAAAATTCTAAATTTAAGGGAGCTAGTGGACCTTCTTTTTTACAACAAAAGGGATACGAGAATTTGACTAGGGAAAATATCCTCAATTTACAAAGTGTTGTCATTCAACTGGCAAATTTTAGAACGATCCAAAATGGACTAAGTGATGGTATCAAAGCTATCGAAGTTGATTTAAATAAATGGCGTAATATTTTGATTGAACTGAATGTTTTGGATAAATCCTATAAGAAAGATAATTATAATGAACAAATAGAAAAGTATTTTACGCGATTAGATAAGATTAAAGCTCGAGCAGATTTGAATGCTCAAAGTGCGTCTGAAACTGAAAAAATTACTAATGATCGTAATCAGCGTTTGCAAGAAATCAATGCCGAAATTTCACGAATTGTTGCTAAATATCAAGTGCCAAATGTTGAAACCTTTGTCCAAATGCACACCAATCAAGTTCAAAATCAAAGAATTATTAATGAAGTAAAACAGGATAAGGCCTTTTTAGGCGATGATTTAAAGAAATTACAACAGTATAATAGTCACGATTCTTTGATGAGAGATTTAAATCAGGTTACAAAAAAGAAGCAACAATTGACCGATAGAAATAATGAATTGAGTCGACAGATGGGTTCTTTGAAAGAACAAATGCAACAGGTTTATGACAATACACAATATCAAAAACTTGTAGACCAATTAGCTCAAAATCAGGCCGATATTGTTGAATACTACGATGAGTGGTTGGCTAGAAAATTGGCTAGCAAGTGGATTCGTAAGATGCTCAATATTGCTACGGAGAATCGTTATCCGAGGATGATTGCTAGAGCAACACAATATTTTTCCTTGTTAACGAATAATAATTATATTCGAATTGATTTCAATAAAAATGATATTGGCGTTATCAGTCAAGATAAAAATAAATTTAATGTTCACGAATTATCACAGGCGACAACCATCCAATTGTACATATCATTAAGATTGGCTTTCGTAACTGAAATCGCTGATTTAATCAAACTACCGATTTTAATTGACGATGCGTTTGTTGATTTTGATATCTCTAGAACGAATAATGTATTTAAATTGATTCAAGAGGTGGCTAAGAGTAATCAAGTCATTTATGTCACTGCTAATGAGCCAAAACATTTATCGCAAGATCATATCTTAAGGTTGGGGGGAAGTAATAATGGTTAA